A genome region from Coturnix japonica isolate 7356 chromosome 13, Coturnix japonica 2.1, whole genome shotgun sequence includes the following:
- the LOC107320274 gene encoding protocadherin beta-4-like, whose protein sequence is MTRRWCCTPGRIDGQPSLSELECPRGPKRRTGTKVVPWTPTRVRTRGFYQHCCRATEPGLFAVGCPKWARLRLGGPPTDRTSSLHTARRNSEFKFLQPFLPSLAAQAQSTGVAGNQSLTISLLRPHAYEGMLIFDEPRNSRYTLAFELLLSDPLQFFPIEVSVEDINDHSPVFPEERVTFKILENSEPGLHFPVEAAQDLDIASNDIQAYSINPKNEYFRVFIQSETAKFIELVLEKSLDREKQPEMDLNLIAIDGGSPPRTGSTQIHIVVLDANDNAPVFTQKVYSGHVFENAPEGSAVLKVVANDADEGVNGDISYQFSQSAEHSLFTVNSRTGEIIIEKPLDFETTKKHEFTVQAIDGGGLSSMCNVIVEVIDVNDNAPEIVVSSFNSPLLENVAPGTVVTLFAVRDQDSGVNGEITCALEEQLSFSLKQAFKNYYELVTVSALDREETAQHIVVVTAADAGSPSLTTTHTFTVDVSDVNDNAPVFNQTSYTMYVRENNVPALLVGAPERLDASFMHAR, encoded by the exons ATGACGCGCCGCTGGTGCTGCACCCCGGGGCGCATTGACGGGCAGCCCTCCTTGAGCGAGCTGGAGTGCCCGCGTGGGCCGAAGCGGCGGACTGGGACCAAAGTGGTGCCGTGGACGCCGACTCGGGTCAGAACTCGTGGCTTCTACCAGCACTGCTGTAGGGCCACGGAGCCGGGGCTGTTTGCTGTGGGCTGCCCAAAGTGGGCGAGGTTGCGGCTGGGAGGCCCGCCCACGGACAGGAC GTCCAGCCTTCACACGGCTCGGCGCAACAGCGAGTTCAAGTTCCTTCAGCCGTTCCTGCCCAGCCTCGCCGCGCAGGCACAGAGCACGGGGGTGGCTGGCAACCAATCGCTGACGATTTCCCTCCTGCGCCCTCATGCTTATGAGGGGATGCTGATCTTCGATGAGCCCCGGAATTCA CGTTACACCCTCGCCTTCGAGCTGCTGCTCTCCGACCCGCTGCAGTTCTTTCCCATCGAGGTGTCTGTGGAGGACATCAATGATCACTCGCCGGTATTCCCGGAGGAACGAGTGACCTTTAAGATTTTGGAAAATAGTGAACCTGGCTTACATTTCCCCGTGGAGGCTGCTCAGGACCTGGACATTGCCAGTAATGACATTCAGGCTTACAGCATCAATCCTAAGAACGAGTATTTCAGAGTCTTCATTCAGAGTGAGACTGCTAAGTTTATAGAATTGGTTTTGGAAAAGTCTCTGGACAGAGAGAAGCAGCCAGAGATGGATTTAAATCTTATTGCCATAGATGGGGGTTCTCCACCCAGAACTGGTTCTACACAAATCCACATTGTTGTTCTGGATGCAAATGACAATGCTCCAGTCTTCACACAGAAAGTCTACAGTGGGCATGTTTTCGAAAATGCTCCAGAGGGCTCTGCAGTTCTCAAAGTGGTGGCCAACGATGCAGATGAGGGTGTTAACGGAGACATCTCATATCAGTTCAGCCAATCAGCTGAACATTCACTGTTTACAGTTAATTCCAGAACGGGTGAAATTATAATTGAAAAGCCTTTGGACTTTGAGACCACAAAAAAACATGAGTTCACTGTGCAGGCAATTGACGGTGGGGGTCTCTCATCCATGTGCAATGTGATAGTGGAGGTGATAGATGTGAATGACAATGCACCAGAGATCGTGGTCAGTTCCTTCAACAGCCCACTCCTTGAGAATGTAGCTCCTGGGACAGTTGTAACCCTGTTTGCTGTCAGAGATCAGGATTCCGGCGTGAATGGAGAGATTACATGTGCCCTTGAAGAACAGCTCTCCTTCTCCCTCAAGCAAGCTTTCAAGAATTACTATGAGCTGGTGACAGTCAGCGCATTGGACCGTGAGGAAACAGCCCAGCACATCGTGGTTGTCACGGCAGCAGATGCAGGCTCTCCTTCTCTCACCACCACCCACACCTTCACCGTGGACGTCTCCGACGTGAACGACAACGCACCCGTGTTCAACCAGACCTCGTACACCATGTACGTGCGTGAGAACAACGTCCCCGCGCTGCTCGTCGGGGCC CCAGAACGTCTTGATGCAAGTTTCATGCATGCCAGGTAA